The following proteins are co-located in the Triticum aestivum cultivar Chinese Spring chromosome 1A, IWGSC CS RefSeq v2.1, whole genome shotgun sequence genome:
- the LOC123180259 gene encoding beta-glucosidase 34-like codes for MASIWRRRGQECGLDLEKGSSLTHLQPSQSVSFSPLMLLVLLMAAMGLDAYRFSIAWSRILPNGTGEVNHAGIDHYNKAEQNEEMGMLLDVIWYEPVSNSTADVESAKRAQEFQLGWSKMMVLLLLLEYHCLTRIGVEHNKMQMLEPAPIF; via the exons ATGGCCTCGATCTGGAGAAGGAGAGGGCAGGAGTGTGGCCTCGATCTGGAGAAGGGGAGCAGCCTCACACATCTTCAGCCCTCTCAATCAG TGAGCTTTTCTCCTTTGATGTTACTGGTTTTG CTCATGGCAGCTATGGGATTGGATGCCTACAGATTCTCAATTGCATGGTCTCGGATTCTCCCAA ATGGCACCGGTGAGGTCAACCACGCAGGCATCGACCACTACAACAAG GCAGAGCAGAATGAAGAGATGGGGATGTTGTTGGATGTGATATGGTACGAGCCTGTCTCAAACTCCACAGCTGATGTTGAGTCTGCTAAGAGAGCACAAGAGTTCCAGTTGGGATGGTCA AAGATGATGGTTCTTCTTCTCCTATTAGAGTATCACTGCCTCACCAGGATTGGTGTTGAACATAATAAG ATGCAAATGTTAGAACCAGCGCCGATTTTTTAG